A genome region from Geobacter pickeringii includes the following:
- a CDS encoding pilus assembly FimT family protein: MGGDREVCVSSSGRKRGQSRGFTLLELLIVVAIICVISAIAAPAFSDYYGELCLKSTMREIGEMIKEARSLSIADHPYAVCFNTDKKTISLVSSKGEDEKWNTDDDPVVRSISLVRKGGGLQFGTGGHGPYEKGRANPADGVAFPNCNSFICDTGLTGNDGTVYIHSSGTGTAMALTVNSEKFSYTLHRWDGNRWRRCS; this comes from the coding sequence ATGGGTGGTGACCGAGAAGTCTGTGTTTCGTCCTCCGGCAGGAAGAGAGGGCAGTCAAGGGGGTTTACGCTCCTGGAGTTGCTGATTGTCGTTGCGATCATCTGCGTGATCAGCGCGATTGCGGCTCCGGCATTCAGCGATTATTACGGGGAGCTCTGCCTCAAATCCACTATGAGGGAGATCGGCGAGATGATCAAAGAGGCGAGATCGTTGAGCATCGCAGACCACCCCTATGCCGTCTGCTTCAATACGGACAAAAAAACGATCTCCCTCGTCTCTTCGAAAGGCGAAGATGAAAAGTGGAACACTGACGATGACCCGGTTGTCCGCTCCATCAGCCTTGTCAGAAAGGGGGGAGGCCTTCAGTTCGGCACCGGCGGCCATGGCCCCTATGAGAAAGGGCGGGCCAATCCGGCGGACGGGGTCGCCTTTCCGAACTGCAACAGCTTCATCTGTGATACGGGGCTGACCGGCAACGACGGTACCGTTTACATTCATTCGTCGGGGACGGGAACCGCCATGGCGCTTACGGTCAACTCGGA